CATGATTTAACTCGATCCAAGAATAATCTGACAAAATTCGAATAGACCAAGTCATGTACTTATGTATTTGCATTGATCAGACTCGATACATTATTCACATTCGATTTGACAACTCTGCGCCTCCACGACTCTACCTATATATTAACCTATATATCATAGAGTTGGGCATGAGCCAGACGGACACACTGGATGTCCGAGCCTGACACAATATTAGCTCGACACGACAAGAGCATGTTGTAAGTTCGACACGGCACAAGAAACATTTGATGGGAGATTTACCATTCATGGACatcattttagaaaattaaCACGGGCACTACGAGACTCTCGCACTTAGGTACACTTATTTTTACCCAATTAACAAacaatattaaaattattaaggGACCCCACAAGCACGACATGACTATGAGCCTCATAAAGAGATACATAACACGTCACCACTTTTCCTCGGTCTATTTCAGACATGAAATACGAGACATGTGAGCTTAGCACATACCTATACTATCAGCATATGCCCAACTCTAATCACTAATCAGTGATATCAAAGCCCAAATGGAAAATACTCCTTTAAACAATATAAAAGCCCAatattttcacccaaaaaatCCAGAACCCGCGGATTTATCAATCTCCTTTTACCTACTCAAAAAGGGGATActttgctttcatcacctcccCTTTGAAACCCTAAATCCCCAATCTATCTCCTCCACCACTCAATCACTCTCCCATCtccaaaaccctaattcttcTTACATTCAACAATGGCAAAGAAGCGAAAGCTCAGCGCTAAATCCGCAGAAACCGCAACCTCTGCGCAACAGAAGAAGCTGCAGAAGAAGACGCAAAACGAAGAAGAACAAGAACAACAACCAGAAGCACAAAAACAACCGGAACAGGAGCCGGAAAAATTGAAGGCAGTCGAAGCAGAAGAAGAACAACCGCCGCCGATGGAAGAGGAGGTTGAAGAAGAGGTTGAAGAAGAAGttgaagaggaagaagaagcgATGTTCGAGGAAGTAGAGGAGGAGGATGAGGAGGAGGGTGACGAGGAGGAAGGAGATGAGATAGAAGAGACTGAAGAAGAACCGAAGCCGATTGAAGAAGATCATACTACTACGCAAGGATCATCTGATGACGAGCCGATTCCATTGCTTCTTGAACCTTTCACGAAGGAGCAGTTGATCATGATACTCTGTGAAGCAGCAATTAATCACCCTGATGTGGCGTCTCGTATACGCAAGGTTGCGGATGAGGATACGGTGCATCGGAAGATCTTTGTTCATGGGTTGGGGTGGGATACGACGGCTGATACTTTGAGGAGTGCGTTTTCGCAATACGGTGAGATCGAGGATTGTAAAGCGGTGACAGATAAGATCTCAGGAAAGTCGAAGGGGTACGGATTTATATTGTTTAAGTCGAGGAGTGGGGCTCGTAAAGCGCTTGAGATGCCGCAGAAGAGGATCGGTGGGCGTATGACGGCCTGTCAGCTTGCTGCGGTGGGGCCTGTGCCTACATCCTCTATGGGTACTGCTGCAGTGGTGCAGCCTCAGCAACCTATGTCGGAATACACACAGAGAAAGATTTATGTGAGCAATGTTTCTGCTGATATTGATCCGCATAAGCTGTCTGCATATTTTGCCAAGTTTGGGGAGATTGAGGAAGGGCCATTGGGGTTGGATAAACATACGGGGAAGCCAAAAGGGTTTTGTTTGTTTGTGTACAGGAGTGTTGAGAGTGCCAAGAAGGCCTTGGAAGAGCCGCACAAGCATTTCGAGGGGCATGTTTTGCATTGTCAGCAGGCAATTGACGGGCCTAAGCCTGGGAAGCAGCATATGGGTCATCAGCCCAGAGGACAGCATTTTGGGGGAAGGGTTGATAACCCAAATTTGGCAGGGGCGATTGGTGGACCTCCAGCTACTGGTGCAGGATTGATGGGGCAGTCCATTGGAGGCGTTGGGTATAATCAGGGACCGGCTGCTCCGGGGTTGAATCCAGCATTAGGACAGGCGTTAACAGCTTTGTTGGCTTCGCAAGGGGCAGGGTTAGGGCTGAATAATTTGCTTGGGACCCTTGGTGGTGGAATGGCAGGTGCTCCTGGTGCATCACATGGGTATGGAGCGCCCAATGTTGGGGTAAATCCAAGTGTTTTGGGTGGCTATGGACAGGGTGGGTTACAGGGCGCATATCCAAATCAGCACATGGGGCAAGGTGGCGCTGGAGGGAGGTCGTCACAGCATGGGCATATGGGTGGTGTTGCACCTTATGGTGGCCATTGAGTGTGGCTCTTGCAGGTATACCCTCTTTTTATTGAGATCTAGTTCCTTAGTGGACTTGGAATTAACCAAATTTAATCCTGTGATATCAAATATGGCGTCATTGGTAGTAAATTTGAATTGATTTCCTTGATTTATGTTCCGATTGGTTTGTTAGGTTTTGTTGTGATCATTATTGGCGTTGAAGGTGTGATGATATattaatatactccctccgtccataTAGAAAAATTCACTTTATTATTTTTGGGTGTAAAAATTGTATATGAATTGGTAAGGTGGGTCCTTTTAAGGAGAGATAGATAGAGAAAAAGCAAGtgagaaaaaaaattactaaCGAGGTATGGTGCAAACCAATGGAGACATCTAGAAAAAGAGTatggggcaatcttttagggacagagggagtatttgaGTTGATTTTTGTGTAGTAGCTGGTTTAATAGCATCAATTAGGCGGACTTGTACTACTTTTTTGTTACCATGCGAGCACACAAGTTCTCTTGCTCTGTGGAGTTTGGTGGTTGATATGCCAAGACCTAATTTGGTGTTTTTGAACCCTTCGTGTTAATCACGTGCTTGTGATTGCTTTTTGCCGTCGAACTAGATGGGTGTCAGACTGTCAGTGAAGCAGCATCTTTACTTGTCACGTTATAGACCCTGAATTTGTGCATTTCTTGATGTAGTTCTTTGCATTTTTATGGTTCTCAAAGTGAATTGTTTTCTTAATTAAGAAAACAATGACACTGAAAAACTTCAATGATTTAGTATTTGTGTAACTTTTCTATATTGGCATTTGCAAAACTTTCAAATTATTGCATTCGTGATGAAAATTTCTTATTGAAGTAAATGTCGATTTCAGGTAACTGTCGTGCGGAATATAATTCCTTTTGTAACTAATTGATATTTGTACATGAATTCAGATGCTGTTTTTAAGCAGTGAACCTGGACTACCTCTAATGATTTGAAGAATCCTCATATTTTGTTACTACTTAGGTGCAGAATTTTGAATTTCTGGAagttgtttttatgttttacttattcattgTGCAGATCTCTAATAGGTGCATCAGTCTTTTTCGTGTGGTGATTCTTCCCAAGTTTGAAGAGGCAAAACGAGAACTTTATAAGATTTACTATCTACTTTCTGTTTCTTTTTAGAAAGGCTGTTGTCTTTGAACGAACAAATAGAATTGCTGTTTTCATTTCTTCTCTTCTTTTTACCTTGTGTTCCTTTTTAAACTCTGTAATATTTTAAGGTCTATTTTTTCTTTAAAGCTCCAGGGATTATATTGAGTACTTTTTACAAAGTTCGTGTAACTTTGAAAACTATTATGGATGTTTTACTGAGGGTTTTATTGAACCTTATTATCTTTTTTTACTACATTTTTGTCTTCTGAAGCAGTTCCATTTTTTGCATTCATatactttttcttgtttttcacCGTTTTGCTTGAATTGGCTATTCAGTAATAGGATGCTGGTTTGTTTCGTGCTACATATAATCAGTATTGTAGGGCATTGTTTTTACAAGTGCAGGTAGTTGTTGATGTAGATGGTTAATCCTTTTACCCGTAGGGGCAGATTGAAGTTCAGAAATTAAGAAGCCATGACTATACTTTGGTTGACAGAGGGTGTCGGTGTCTGATCCTCCGACACTGGAGGATCCTCCGACACGACATGATACCCAAATATATAGTGGCCTTGTATGAAATAAATACATCTTGAGTGCCAGAGGAGTGTAGGATCCTCCTATCCCTTGTCGGACACGGCACCCCTATAAGAAGAGTCTGAGCAAAATAGTGCCataaaattgttattttttaaTTCACTGCTTTAGGTGCTATGAAACTATTATTTTTGGATTCAGTGCTTTACATTCCATGTACATAATCTGTCATTTAGGTTTTTGTATCTTCCTGACTCCCCATCTATCCtttcatttttttaaatttaaaagCGATGGGGCAGATGTGATTTCAAAGAAGCATGCAATTTTAAGCTAGACCAACAAGGATTTTAGTTATAGTTATGCTTAATAGTTGATTTAAGTGATTGTAATTTGCTCTAACCTTGCCCCATCAAGAGCCAATCCATTCTATGCACTGGATCTCACACATTCTATGACTTAGTTAATAGTCCTCGTTTGAGGTTCAGTTGGTGCCCTTAATCTTTCATGATTGATCTGTTGTATGATGTATAATGTCTGTCATTTGCTGTGATGTTCTCCTGATAGTTGTTTTGAAATCCTAGAAAGCATACCTTCAATTATTGCTGAAACTTGTTATGTTCTCTACCTTTTCCAACCCGATGGTGGGAGCTTCTGTAGGGATGTTGGGTGGTGATGTTGTAGGTTTCTCGTTGCTGAGAATCCTCCGGATACGGATAAAGGCAGGGTGTTTTGTTCACCTTCTTTTTACTTGTTTCTGGTAAAATAAGGGCTacccaagtacaatttataactaaattaAGTATTCATAGGTTTGGACAAGATACCTTCAGAAAAtaaagtgaaaatcaggtgaatagaacgcatctAAAGTTAGATAAAGGGTTTGGATTTTCTGGATACCCTTTCCTTGtccaaaagaaaaatacaaTAGTCAGCTTAATATCTTCCGAAGGATATTGTATAGACTTTTTTTGAAACTTTCCTGAAGGTGCATCTGTTTTCTGTGTTTCTTCCATAACCCATGTCATATGTGAATTTGTGGGA
This sequence is a window from Spinacia oleracea cultivar Varoflay chromosome 1, BTI_SOV_V1, whole genome shotgun sequence. Protein-coding genes within it:
- the LOC110777201 gene encoding UBP1-associated protein 2B — translated: MAKKRKLSAKSAETATSAQQKKLQKKTQNEEEQEQQPEAQKQPEQEPEKLKAVEAEEEQPPPMEEEVEEEVEEEVEEEEEAMFEEVEEEDEEEGDEEEGDEIEETEEEPKPIEEDHTTTQGSSDDEPIPLLLEPFTKEQLIMILCEAAINHPDVASRIRKVADEDTVHRKIFVHGLGWDTTADTLRSAFSQYGEIEDCKAVTDKISGKSKGYGFILFKSRSGARKALEMPQKRIGGRMTACQLAAVGPVPTSSMGTAAVVQPQQPMSEYTQRKIYVSNVSADIDPHKLSAYFAKFGEIEEGPLGLDKHTGKPKGFCLFVYRSVESAKKALEEPHKHFEGHVLHCQQAIDGPKPGKQHMGHQPRGQHFGGRVDNPNLAGAIGGPPATGAGLMGQSIGGVGYNQGPAAPGLNPALGQALTALLASQGAGLGLNNLLGTLGGGMAGAPGASHGYGAPNVGVNPSVLGGYGQGGLQGAYPNQHMGQGGAGGRSSQHGHMGGVAPYGGH